The DNA window AAATATATTGTTTTTTTCTACCTTGTATTTGCTGGAGCGCTATTATTCCCAATTAGTCTATCCGCTTTTTTACCTTTATTGATATTTATAATAACTGTTATTAGTTACTTTTTCGTAAGTTATATATTCGTTGCATTATATAAGAATCGCCCTTTATTAGTTCTAGGTTTAACATTTTTTTTTAATCTAATCGGATTCCTTTTTGGGGTTATTTTGGAGTGGGGGGAGTTCTCACTGATGCAAGAGCTGAATGCAATTAATGTGGTTATTTTTTTAATTTTTGGCCCATTGGTAGTTTTATTATTTTATACTCTAATACAACACTTCTATATTAACAAAATGATTAAAAATTAATGTGATAGTTCGTAAAGAGTTTTAGATACCTCTTTTCTTTGTATCAGGATTTACCTTTTATGTTTCATTTAAAATTTTATTAAACTAACGGAGTGCTTTAGTAAAAAACGAATAGCAAAATACGATGAGCTAGGAGATACATTTCCTAGCTCATTTTATGTGTTATTTTCCTATGCCTTTAATTAATCTTCTCTATTTCCATTTAACTCTCTTCCTCCTTCCTCGTATAAATCAACAGAAGCAATTAAAACATTGCGGGGATCAAAATGAAGAGGAGCAATTTCAATGAATGTAGAGTTAATGAATACAAATATAGAAGAAGTAGTAATGAAGGCCGTTCAGAAGGCATTATTAGCCACGCAGCATCAATTTATGGATAGCGGGTGGCTATCCTTAAAAGACGGAGCCAAGTACGCTGGTGTCGCCTATAACACGTTTAGCAAGTTCCGTGCAATGGGTTTACAAGTGTGTGAAATAGAAGGAATTAAACGTGTGTCTCGTAAAGAGATTGATCGTTTTTTAGAAGATCATAGCTTTTAATAATATATTTTATGAGGATTTTCCTTTAGGTTCGATTATAATATCACTAGAGGTAAATCCTCTCTTTAATCATTGCCCCCGCAACTGATTCAGGAGGAATTATCATGGCAAAGAAAAAGGTATCACCTGTTAAAAGCTATATAAAAAAGGGTGAGAAACTATACAGGTTTCCAGTGTATTTAGGTATTGATCCGCTAACTGGTATACAGAAACGCTCTACCAGACGTGGCTTTAAAACAATCAGAGAAGCGGAATTAGAATTAGCTCGTATTAAGTTAGCTGTTGCGAATGGTACATACCAACAAGTACGTGCTGAAACGTACCAAGAAATTTACGACCTATGGGTAAAGCAATATGAAAAGACTGTGGAAGAAAGCACATATGTAAAAACTACTGGCCTCTTTAAAAATCATATTTTACCTGTGATGGGTGCGTATAAAATTGAAAAGATACATGTCGATGTATGTCAAAAGCATGTGGATGAATGGGCCTCTAAGTTAAAGAAGTACCGCATGGTAAAAGCTTATGCTGCTAAGGTGCTTGATTTTGCAATTAAGCGTGGCTATATACAAACAAATCCGTTTGCACTTGTAGATTTACCAATTAACCATTTTAAAAAGGCTATAGGAGCAGATGAAGATAAAGCAGAGAACTTCTACTCACGTGAACAGCTTAAAGAGTTCATATCATGCTTAGAACGGGAAAATAACCATAAAGCGTATGTTCTATTCCGCTTACTAGCTTTCAGTGGAATGCGTAAAGGTGAAGCACTGGCTCTTACATGGAATGACTTAAACTTTACTTCAAACGAACTGCGTATCAACAAGGCCATTTCTGAAGGTAAATATAACAGACTATATATAAAGTCTACTAAAACAGGTGATTCCCGTACAATTAAAATGGACGATAAGACAATGGCTATCTTAAAAGATTGGAAGAAAAAGCAGAAGCAAGATTATTTCATTCTAGGATTTAATACAATGCAACCTAAACAGCTTGTATTTAGCAATGAAAAGAATGAATTTTTGAAGCCTCAAAAAACTATTAAGTGGATAAACCAAATACAGAATAAATACAAACTAGGAAAAATCACAACACATGGTTTACGTCATACCCATTGTTCATTGTTATTCGAAGCGGGTGCTAGTTTGAAGGAAGTACAAGATCGTTTAGGTCATAGTGATGTAAAAACGACGATGAACATTTATGCACACGTTTCAAAGGAAGCAAAAGAAGGAGCAATATCGAAGTTCGCCAGCTATATTGAAATGTAGTTGG is part of the Psychrobacillus sp. FSL H8-0483 genome and encodes:
- a CDS encoding DNA-binding protein, yielding MNVELMNTNIEEVVMKAVQKALLATQHQFMDSGWLSLKDGAKYAGVAYNTFSKFRAMGLQVCEIEGIKRVSRKEIDRFLEDHSF
- a CDS encoding tyrosine-type recombinase/integrase; amino-acid sequence: MAKKKVSPVKSYIKKGEKLYRFPVYLGIDPLTGIQKRSTRRGFKTIREAELELARIKLAVANGTYQQVRAETYQEIYDLWVKQYEKTVEESTYVKTTGLFKNHILPVMGAYKIEKIHVDVCQKHVDEWASKLKKYRMVKAYAAKVLDFAIKRGYIQTNPFALVDLPINHFKKAIGADEDKAENFYSREQLKEFISCLERENNHKAYVLFRLLAFSGMRKGEALALTWNDLNFTSNELRINKAISEGKYNRLYIKSTKTGDSRTIKMDDKTMAILKDWKKKQKQDYFILGFNTMQPKQLVFSNEKNEFLKPQKTIKWINQIQNKYKLGKITTHGLRHTHCSLLFEAGASLKEVQDRLGHSDVKTTMNIYAHVSKEAKEGAISKFASYIEM